The following are encoded in a window of Cygnus olor isolate bCygOlo1 chromosome 21, bCygOlo1.pri.v2, whole genome shotgun sequence genomic DNA:
- the PPIH gene encoding peptidyl-prolyl cis-trans isomerase H isoform X3 gives MKIELFADVVPKTAENFRQFCTGEFRKDGVPIGYKGSTFHRVIKDFMIQGGDFVNGDGTGVASIYRGPFADENFKLKHSAPGLLSMANSGPSTNGCQFFITCSKCDWLDGKHVVFGKIVDGLLVMRKIENVPTGPNNKPKLPVVISQCGEM, from the exons ATGAAGATCGAGCTGTTCGCCGACGTCGTGCCCAAAACCGCGGAGAACTTCAG gcagTTTTGTACAGGTGAATTCAG gAAAGATGGTGTTCCTATAGGTTATAAAGGAAGCACTTTCCACAG GGTAATAAAGGATTTCATGATCCAAGGAGGTGACTTTGTAAAT GGAGATGGCACTGGAGTAGCCAGTATATATAGGGGTCCTTTTGCAGACGAAAACTTCAAGCTGAAACACTCTGCTCCTGGTCTGCTTTCTATG GCAAACAGCGGTCCAAGTACTAACGGCTGTCAGTTTTTCATTACGTGCTCCAAATGTGACTGGTTGGATGGGAAACACGTTGTGTTCG GTAAAATCGTTGATGGGCTGTTGGTAATGAGAAAAATTGAA AATGTGCCTACAGGTCCAAATAACAAACCCAAGCTGCCAGTTGTGATCTCCCAGTGTGGGGAAATGTAA
- the PPIH gene encoding peptidyl-prolyl cis-trans isomerase H isoform X1: MAVLAANPNNPVVFFDVTIGGQEVGRMKIELFADVVPKTAENFRQFCTGEFRKDGVPIGYKGSTFHRVIKDFMIQGGDFVNGDGTGVASIYRGPFADENFKLKHSAPGLLSMANSGPSTNGCQFFITCSKCDWLDGKHVVFGKIVDGLLVMRKIENVPTGPNNKPKLPVVISQCGEM, from the exons ATGGCGGTGCTGGCGGCCAACCCCAACAACCCCGTGGTCTTCTTCGATGTCACCATCGGCGGGCAG GAGGTCGGCCGCATGAAGATCGAGCTGTTCGCCGACGTCGTGCCCAAAACCGCGGAGAACTTCAG gcagTTTTGTACAGGTGAATTCAG gAAAGATGGTGTTCCTATAGGTTATAAAGGAAGCACTTTCCACAG GGTAATAAAGGATTTCATGATCCAAGGAGGTGACTTTGTAAAT GGAGATGGCACTGGAGTAGCCAGTATATATAGGGGTCCTTTTGCAGACGAAAACTTCAAGCTGAAACACTCTGCTCCTGGTCTGCTTTCTATG GCAAACAGCGGTCCAAGTACTAACGGCTGTCAGTTTTTCATTACGTGCTCCAAATGTGACTGGTTGGATGGGAAACACGTTGTGTTCG GTAAAATCGTTGATGGGCTGTTGGTAATGAGAAAAATTGAA AATGTGCCTACAGGTCCAAATAACAAACCCAAGCTGCCAGTTGTGATCTCCCAGTGTGGGGAAATGTAA
- the PPIH gene encoding peptidyl-prolyl cis-trans isomerase H isoform X2, whose amino-acid sequence MAVLAANPNNPVVFFDVTIGGQEVGRMKIELFADVVPKTAENFRQFCTGEFRKDGVPIGYKGSTFHRVIKDFMIQGGDFVNGDGTGVASIYRGPFADENFKLKHSAPGLLSMANSGPSTNGCQFFITCSKCDWLDGKHVVFGKIVDGLLVMRKIECSFTGG is encoded by the exons ATGGCGGTGCTGGCGGCCAACCCCAACAACCCCGTGGTCTTCTTCGATGTCACCATCGGCGGGCAG GAGGTCGGCCGCATGAAGATCGAGCTGTTCGCCGACGTCGTGCCCAAAACCGCGGAGAACTTCAG gcagTTTTGTACAGGTGAATTCAG gAAAGATGGTGTTCCTATAGGTTATAAAGGAAGCACTTTCCACAG GGTAATAAAGGATTTCATGATCCAAGGAGGTGACTTTGTAAAT GGAGATGGCACTGGAGTAGCCAGTATATATAGGGGTCCTTTTGCAGACGAAAACTTCAAGCTGAAACACTCTGCTCCTGGTCTGCTTTCTATG GCAAACAGCGGTCCAAGTACTAACGGCTGTCAGTTTTTCATTACGTGCTCCAAATGTGACTGGTTGGATGGGAAACACGTTGTGTTCG GTAAAATCGTTGATGGGCTGTTGGTAATGAGAAAAATTGAA TGCTCCTTCACTGGTGGTTAG